The sequence ACTTATAAGTCAAAATGACTATATAATGAATGAAGAAATTTTTAAACTTATAATAGGAAAAAAAGAATATAATGTAACAGGAAAAAAAGTTCCAATGGTTTCTTTTAGTCAAAAAAAGATAAATGGTTTTATTTTTGATGATATACAAAAGATTAGCAAAAATATTGTTGAGGTAAGTAACCAATATAATAGAATTACTTTAGATGATATTCACGGTACATCTCAATCGATTCAATCTTTAAAAGAATATATAAAAACTGTGGCAAATTCAAATTCTACAGTTCTTATTACAGGAGAAAGTGGAACAGGGAAAGAATTAATAGCTCGTTCACTTCACTCTAGTGGAAATAGAAAAGATAAACCTTTGGTAGTAATAAATTGTTCTGCCATACCTGACTCACTTCTTGAAAGTGAACTTTTTGGATATGTAAAGGGAGCTTTTACTGGAGCTGATAACAATGGACATATGGGAAAATTTGAGCTTGCTAACGGTGGAGTTATTTTCCTTGATGAGATTGGAGATATGCCACTATATCTACAAGCAAAAATATTAAGAGTTATCCAAGAGAAAAAAATCGAGAGAATAGGGTCTAATAAGAGTATAGATTTAGATATTAAAATAATAGCAGCTACAAATGCTGATTTAAGACAAAAAATAAAAGAGAAAAAATTTAGAGAAGATCTTTTTTATAGATTAAATGTTATTCCTATTCAAACTTGTCCTTTGAGAGAGAGAAGAGAGGATATTGAACCAATAGTTAAAAAATTGATAGAGAAATATAGTGTAATCTCTGGAAAAAAAGAGATAGATATTGACGAAAAAGCTATGAATGTATTATTGGACTATGACTGGCCTGGAAATGTGAGAGAGCTTGAAAATGTTATAGAACTTATAATGAATACTTGTGGAGAGGCTGACAGGGTAACTGTGTCTATGCTACCTGAAAATATAAAACTTTCAAAAAATAAAAATATAATCTTGGAAGAGATAAAAAAAGAGAGTTTTGAAATTTTAGAAGATGAGTTCTGTGAAATAGAAAAAAACTATATTATAAAAGGTTTGGAAAAATATGGAAATTCTACTGAAGGAAAAAAAATTCTTTGTGACAAAATGAATATAGGACTTACAACTCTTTATAGAAAATTAAAAAAATTTAATATAGATAAGTAATAAGAGGAGAAAAAATGGCATTATTTGAAAGTAATACATCTACTGTAAAAGGTGGAGAGATGACAATAATATCAAGAGCAACTACCATAAAAGGTGACATAAAATTAGAGTGTAATATTTATGTGGCTGGTAAAGTTGAGGGTAATATTGAATCGACAGCTCTTATAACTGTAGGAGAAAATGGACAAGTTATAGGAAGTATGAAAGCTAAAAAAATAATTATAAGTGGACTTTTAAAAGGAAAGATAGAAACTGATGAGTTAGAATTAATATCTGGTGGAAAAGTTCAAGGAGATATAATAACTAAAATTCTTTCAATAGAAGAGGGAGCTATTTTTGAAGGAAATAGTACAATGAAAAGAGAAAATATTAAAATAGAAAAGAAATAAAAATAGAGGTTGCTACAAAAATTTAAA comes from Fusobacterium perfoetens and encodes:
- a CDS encoding sigma-54 interaction domain-containing protein, which gives rise to MNISLIEIEEHIKKYIKVITTVINVDVGVVDKNMKRVSGTSRYNDTVGERVRGNVFKKTIETGETSIIENPRTHDLCQICADKELCKETLEIATPIYCNGEIEGVLGLLCFNEEQKNKILLDVESYLDFTKQIAEFIGMKFKEYRESLLQKEREETLNQLLNNMTKGVILSDVDGNITSINQIGIKKLKLSFNPEGKKMQLISQNDYIMNEEIFKLIIGKKEYNVTGKKVPMVSFSQKKINGFIFDDIQKISKNIVEVSNQYNRITLDDIHGTSQSIQSLKEYIKTVANSNSTVLITGESGTGKELIARSLHSSGNRKDKPLVVINCSAIPDSLLESELFGYVKGAFTGADNNGHMGKFELANGGVIFLDEIGDMPLYLQAKILRVIQEKKIERIGSNKSIDLDIKIIAATNADLRQKIKEKKFREDLFYRLNVIPIQTCPLRERREDIEPIVKKLIEKYSVISGKKEIDIDEKAMNVLLDYDWPGNVRELENVIELIMNTCGEADRVTVSMLPENIKLSKNKNIILEEIKKESFEILEDEFCEIEKNYIIKGLEKYGNSTEGKKILCDKMNIGLTTLYRKLKKFNIDK
- a CDS encoding bactofilin family protein; the protein is MALFESNTSTVKGGEMTIISRATTIKGDIKLECNIYVAGKVEGNIESTALITVGENGQVIGSMKAKKIIISGLLKGKIETDELELISGGKVQGDIITKILSIEEGAIFEGNSTMKRENIKIEKK